The proteins below come from a single Gimesia alba genomic window:
- a CDS encoding DUF1501 domain-containing protein: MLEQGGSLNQRRRLFLKSTACGLGSIALHQLLAQENPVRQSTMDAVNPLAVKAPHFKPRAKNVIFIFMSGGPSQMDLFDPKPKLKKLHGQPVPESFLKGINDALIKSTAQVMASPRTFKKYGEAGLDFSDNLPHLGTCADDLCMIRTVHTDVSNHHPAQMLMNSGSTMFDRPSMGSWVTYGLGSESENLPGYVVLLSNSGKGVDGGSSLWSNGILPSTYRGVTFRSRGEAILYLSNPEGMTPPLQRERLDAIRDLNTLRFDQTGDPEIASRIASYELAYRMQTSAPELLDFSDESQATLKMYGIENETTNWFGSNALLARRMIERGVRFVQLYHSTWDDHSNLNKNLKTNCDMTDQPSAALIKDLKQRGLLEDTLVIWGGEFGRTPMTEVRRGSSPGREGRDHHPFSFTMLMAGGGVKAGTVIGKTDELGFHPVEDEVHIHNLHATILHLLGFDHTRLIVKHKGLDYRLTGVEGKVLENLIA; the protein is encoded by the coding sequence ATGCTTGAACAGGGCGGAAGTTTAAATCAGCGGCGACGTCTTTTTTTAAAGTCGACTGCCTGCGGCCTTGGTTCGATCGCCCTGCATCAACTCCTGGCACAGGAGAATCCGGTTCGTCAATCAACGATGGACGCCGTGAATCCGCTGGCAGTGAAAGCACCGCATTTCAAGCCGAGAGCCAAAAATGTAATCTTTATCTTTATGTCCGGCGGGCCAAGCCAGATGGATTTGTTTGATCCGAAACCAAAATTAAAAAAACTGCATGGTCAGCCGGTGCCTGAATCGTTTCTCAAGGGTATCAATGACGCCTTAATCAAATCCACCGCACAGGTCATGGCATCCCCCCGCACCTTTAAAAAATATGGCGAGGCAGGACTCGATTTTTCTGATAACCTGCCTCATCTGGGAACCTGTGCCGACGACCTCTGTATGATTCGTACCGTGCACACAGATGTCAGTAATCATCACCCCGCGCAAATGCTGATGAATAGCGGGTCAACCATGTTCGATCGACCCAGTATGGGATCGTGGGTGACTTATGGGCTGGGTAGTGAATCAGAAAACCTGCCCGGCTATGTCGTCCTGCTCTCGAATTCCGGCAAAGGCGTAGATGGAGGTTCGTCACTTTGGAGTAATGGTATTTTACCTTCGACCTATCGCGGCGTCACCTTTCGCAGTCGTGGCGAAGCAATTCTGTATCTATCGAATCCAGAGGGAATGACACCTCCCCTTCAACGGGAACGGTTGGATGCCATTCGAGATCTGAATACTCTGCGTTTTGATCAGACGGGCGATCCCGAAATCGCTTCCCGAATCGCCTCCTATGAACTGGCATATCGCATGCAGACTTCGGCTCCGGAGCTATTGGATTTTAGTGATGAGTCCCAGGCGACACTCAAAATGTATGGGATTGAAAATGAAACCACAAACTGGTTCGGCAGTAATGCCCTGCTTGCCCGCCGAATGATTGAGCGCGGCGTACGGTTTGTGCAACTCTACCACTCCACCTGGGATGATCACTCAAACCTCAACAAGAACCTCAAAACAAACTGCGACATGACAGACCAGCCCAGTGCAGCATTGATTAAAGATCTTAAACAGCGGGGGTTGCTCGAGGATACGCTTGTCATCTGGGGTGGGGAATTCGGTAGAACACCCATGACCGAAGTTCGCAGAGGTTCTTCTCCAGGAAGAGAAGGGCGTGACCATCATCCTTTCAGTTTCACCATGTTAATGGCCGGCGGCGGAGTCAAAGCAGGGACGGTGATTGGCAAAACGGATGAGCTTGGTTTTCATCCAGTGGAAGACGAAGTACACATCCATAACCTGCATGCCACCATTCTGCATCTGCTGGGATTTGATCACACTAGACTGATCGTGAAGCACAAAGGGCTCGACTATCGTTTGACCGGCGTGGAAGGAAAAGTCCTCGAGAATCTGATTGCCTGA
- a CDS encoding PSD1 and planctomycete cytochrome C domain-containing protein → MRDQSGCQKWKGDTTGLGFVCCVLVLFCLDLRSVKSSPPPKKLPANAINFARDIQPILEAHCLSCHGLDEPESSFSLTTRQSTLAGGNYGKAIQPGTPENSPLFQMVSGTHQDQIVMPPEGEGERLTPKEIALIRQWIRQGAKWPKKLVIGAPVKHKRKEKHWAFQPISRPEVPSVRQNTWAKNEIDHFILHRLEQEKIQPAEAADKATLIRRVTLDLTGLPPTPEEVSAFLNDDRDDAYERVVDRLLKSPHFGEKWARLWLDLCHYADSDGYLTDAVRPHAWRFRDWVVQSLNENKPFDQFTIEQIAGDLLPDATPTQQEGTGFLRQTLSNREGGADLEEFRVNKVIDRTKLVGTIWLGLTLDCCRCHNHKYDPITQKEFYQLYAFFNSAYEVNVDAPLKDEQQRLNQQAAYQKKRHALIKPVQEPLKKLQREWEAKMLYAAAHPAEDHHWARAWEVMGLVWGVGTGEGQQEGLEILKLDPEQRSQRQQDDLLDYFLARGHIVSGEKFKELKLAALAKNLAALKQEYPPVSRAPAMQEMQIPNLAFVHLRGSFQSPGVPVHPGTPKTLPVFDSGKNPNRLDLARWLVSAENPLTSRVTVNRIWQEYFGQGIVISSDDFGTQGDDPSHPLLLDWLAFHFKSRGWDVKDLHRLIVTSATYRQSSKFRPDMHQKDPANRLLSHQNSLRLSAETVRDQALAVSGLLTRKLGGPCVRPPQPDSVVMEAFGSNTWDVSTGEDRYRRGLYTLILRTSPYAQSVIFDAPNPSQTCSRRDRSNTPLQALTLLNDPVFYEAAQKLAQRIRQENSSDLDAQLHFAFQLCLAREPHKEEIERLKTLYQQQIHRQSQQPSSGNVSGEETAWTVVASVLMNLHEFIVRD, encoded by the coding sequence ATGCGCGATCAAAGTGGCTGCCAGAAATGGAAAGGGGACACAACTGGACTGGGATTTGTCTGTTGTGTGTTGGTCCTTTTCTGTTTAGATCTGAGATCAGTTAAAAGCAGTCCGCCTCCGAAAAAATTACCTGCAAATGCCATCAATTTTGCACGAGATATTCAGCCGATTTTGGAGGCACACTGTCTTTCCTGCCACGGTTTGGATGAACCGGAAAGCAGCTTTTCGTTAACCACACGTCAATCTACGCTTGCTGGTGGTAACTATGGTAAGGCCATTCAGCCTGGCACTCCTGAGAATAGTCCCCTGTTTCAAATGGTCTCCGGCACGCATCAGGATCAAATCGTGATGCCACCTGAAGGGGAGGGCGAGCGCCTTACTCCCAAGGAAATCGCACTGATCCGGCAATGGATCAGGCAGGGAGCAAAGTGGCCAAAAAAACTGGTAATTGGCGCTCCAGTGAAACACAAACGCAAAGAGAAACATTGGGCCTTTCAGCCGATCTCCAGGCCGGAAGTTCCTTCCGTACGACAGAACACCTGGGCAAAGAATGAAATCGACCATTTCATTTTACATCGACTGGAGCAGGAAAAAATTCAACCCGCAGAAGCTGCCGACAAGGCGACGCTCATTCGACGTGTCACTCTTGATCTTACCGGACTGCCTCCCACTCCCGAAGAAGTTTCTGCTTTTTTAAACGATGATCGCGATGATGCCTATGAACGGGTCGTGGACCGACTCTTAAAATCGCCACACTTTGGTGAAAAATGGGCAAGGCTCTGGCTGGACTTATGCCATTACGCCGATAGTGATGGCTATCTCACCGATGCTGTTCGTCCTCATGCCTGGCGGTTTCGTGACTGGGTTGTGCAATCGCTGAATGAGAATAAGCCCTTCGATCAGTTTACGATTGAGCAGATCGCAGGCGATCTGTTGCCCGATGCCACACCGACCCAGCAGGAGGGAACGGGATTTCTGCGACAGACGTTGAGTAACAGGGAGGGAGGCGCGGATTTAGAAGAATTTCGCGTGAATAAAGTCATTGACCGAACCAAACTGGTTGGCACAATCTGGTTGGGACTTACTCTGGATTGCTGTCGCTGCCACAATCATAAATATGATCCAATCACTCAGAAAGAGTTTTATCAGCTCTACGCGTTTTTCAACTCCGCGTACGAAGTGAACGTCGACGCACCTCTCAAAGACGAACAACAACGACTGAATCAACAAGCGGCATATCAGAAAAAACGACATGCATTAATTAAACCTGTGCAGGAGCCTCTGAAAAAACTGCAGCGGGAGTGGGAAGCAAAAATGCTTTATGCGGCTGCGCATCCCGCAGAAGACCATCACTGGGCGCGTGCCTGGGAAGTCATGGGACTCGTCTGGGGTGTTGGTACGGGAGAAGGACAGCAGGAAGGCCTGGAAATTCTCAAGCTGGATCCCGAGCAGAGAAGTCAGCGTCAACAGGATGACCTGCTCGATTATTTCCTGGCGCGAGGACACATCGTCAGCGGGGAAAAATTTAAAGAACTCAAATTAGCAGCACTTGCCAAAAATCTGGCTGCCTTGAAACAGGAATATCCTCCCGTTTCCCGGGCTCCCGCAATGCAGGAAATGCAAATACCTAATCTGGCCTTTGTACATTTGCGAGGCTCATTTCAGTCGCCAGGGGTTCCCGTTCATCCCGGCACACCAAAGACTTTGCCTGTATTTGATTCTGGCAAGAATCCGAATCGACTCGATCTGGCACGCTGGCTCGTCTCAGCTGAGAACCCGTTGACGTCCCGCGTGACTGTGAATCGTATCTGGCAGGAGTATTTCGGCCAGGGAATCGTGATTTCGTCAGACGACTTTGGTACGCAAGGTGATGATCCTTCACATCCCCTATTGCTCGATTGGCTCGCGTTTCACTTTAAGAGTCGTGGCTGGGATGTCAAAGACCTGCATCGGTTGATTGTGACTTCAGCTACTTATCGTCAATCTTCAAAATTCCGTCCTGACATGCATCAGAAAGATCCTGCGAATCGGTTACTCAGCCATCAAAACAGTTTGCGTCTGTCTGCCGAAACGGTCCGCGATCAGGCACTCGCCGTCAGCGGCTTATTGACGCGGAAACTGGGTGGACCCTGTGTACGACCACCTCAACCAGACAGTGTCGTGATGGAAGCCTTTGGTTCGAATACCTGGGACGTCAGTACTGGGGAAGACCGTTATCGTAGAGGGCTGTATACGTTGATTTTAAGAACGTCCCCCTATGCTCAGTCGGTGATTTTCGATGCACCCAACCCCAGCCAGACTTGTAGTCGTCGAGATCGCTCCAATACACCTTTGCAGGCTTTGACGCTGTTAAATGATCCGGTGTTTTATGAAGCGGCTCAAAAACTGGCCCAGCGAATTCGACAGGAAAATTCGAGTGATCTCGACGCACAATTGCATTTTGCGTTTCAACTCTGTCTGGCTCGTGAACCTCACAAAGAAGAAATCGAAAGACTCAAAACACTTTATCAGCAGCAAATACATCGACAGTCACAGCAACCTTCCAGCGGAAATGTTTCCGGAGAAGAAACAGCTTGGACTGTGGTTGCCAGTGTTTTAATGAATCTGCATGAATTCATCGTACGGGACTGA
- a CDS encoding carboxypeptidase-like regulatory domain-containing protein, which produces MKLQSYRVHFVLCILLVGMTGCGGANAKESLPETVPVSGIVTMNGTPLVSATVTFVPQGATKGVECVGVTDETGKYTLKQVRGAEGAPPGDYRVVINHFIKADGTPIKIDGTEAPANLGADESLPPIYSSFTDSKLSAKVSQAGGDFPFELKGKKK; this is translated from the coding sequence ATGAAGTTGCAAAGTTATCGTGTTCATTTTGTGCTCTGCATCTTATTGGTCGGAATGACCGGATGTGGCGGAGCCAATGCTAAGGAGTCACTCCCCGAAACCGTACCCGTCTCAGGGATCGTCACAATGAATGGAACTCCTTTGGTTTCTGCAACGGTGACATTCGTTCCCCAAGGAGCAACTAAGGGCGTAGAATGTGTCGGAGTCACCGATGAAACAGGGAAGTATACACTGAAACAAGTGCGCGGCGCAGAAGGAGCGCCACCCGGGGATTACCGGGTTGTCATCAATCATTTTATAAAAGCGGATGGAACTCCCATAAAAATCGACGGAACAGAAGCACCTGCTAACTTGGGTGCTGATGAATCGTTACCCCCGATCTACAGCAGTTTCACTGATTCAAAATTATCTGCGAAAGTAAGCCAGGCAGGGGGCGATTTTCCGTTTGAGTTAAAAGGTAAGAAGAAATAA